AATAACGAATCTTGTTCATATCAGTTGAAGTCACCATTTTATCAGTTTTTATATCTGGCCGCACCGCACTCACGTTATCTACTGGTACTAGTTCTGGCAATGTTAAGACCACCACGGTTCCTAActcatataaaattttatacagagGCACAAGATGAGCTTCCTCAAGCAATGTCCGTCGAAGTATACTTTAAAATAGTTATTGATTGTTAGAAACTGATAGTAGTTATATTACAAGTAAgctaatggccgttcccaatatactatctacagatagagataaatttctacattctactgtcagtaattagctgtcaataatctgaagctgtcccaatatagccgataagtcattcttatcgccttatattgggacgcgtgaatagcaatttccatacaaacttctctCGCTGGTGCTTACCAGCGAGattatacgtcgtcccattgacagacagcgtgtacggattagATGAGTTACcgccgataagtttattgggacattcaacgatagttacgatttttatctcaagtaagagatagactgaatattgggaacggccgtaagttgcTCGTTCTATACGAGACGTCTCGGGGCGTAAATCAGCCGAACACACTTACGatgtaaaaacaaacatgtaatGGGATACaaacaaatatgaaaattatgggaAATGACACACAAAGATCTTTTTGAACGCGCCAAATTTAAGGTGACATATAGCCAGACAGactacttcaaaattataattttagtacattttatAACCAACgattgaaaacaattttataataataaatgtttttttcggCTCAATTAGAgaccatttatttattccaaaaatgtaaatggattttcagaGGCAGAAAATctcttacaaaatatatattaaagttacaataaaatctgtattacccggttaaattgaaaatgctctgtttactctTATATAGTTTGTATTTAGGTACTATAataactttgtagggataattctattatgctTACAAAGTGTGTATGGTTCGGTTTATGGCCCTAAGAAATATGTAATcaggctcactttacgagcaagtgtgttgaaaatgaCTTTCTAAATTGTGTCACACTGCGATATACACAACtgatttaattgtaataaattgcATTTATATTTAAGAATGAATCCGGCTGAGTTTCTAGCGCCATTTCATGTTGAGTTTTTAATAGCATTCTTTTTCAtagtcatcatcattatcagccgaaagacgtccactgctggacaaaggcctccctcaaagataaCGATCGGTACTGCCCTAATCCAACTTATTCAAGCGATACCAACACTACGCCCTCTTGCAATCTTTTTACAGATCTAATATTTGTATGATGAAGATGTTACTTTGAATGGAGTGCACAATTAGAGTAGAGAAGGACAGTGAGAGATAGACATAAGTAGGCGAGAGTTTACGTGTTAGTGATTAGTTCACTGAGACGTAACAGGTAAAGGCCAGAAATGTGCGAGCGAGCGCGATGTATTGGTAACGCCACTCCTCCTATCTAAGACAATATGAGGTTAATTTACTGTATAGTGTTGGTTATTTCTAAAACCTCAAGTAACTTACCAAACCATAAAAGCTACCAACAGCCAGTGATTCCTTGTACGCCAAATTCAATAAACTTTCTATTTTCTTTGCGTAAGTCTCGCATTCTCTGGCTTCTTTATTAAACACCTTTAcagtttttatatttgatattttttcttcAGCATGCTGGAAAGTATACCAACATAATTATATCAACAAATACATATTTCTGCAGCATTATTTGAACACAGAATGAAGcgaaattaattttcttttaaccATTTAGGCtgcatttacggccgttttcaataacgtatctctagttacggatacattgctatcaccgtttaatgaaaagatcttatctatccatagttatgtccaatatagttatattattagttatagcccaatgctatctgtcgttAGGTTGAAAATTAAGCTTAAAAGGATAGaattgtctacctctagtaaattAAACTAACGATAGATAGGTtaatgaaaacggccgttagacgtCTGCGCTTGACCGACGTTCAGCGCTGACGTCGCGTCGGTAAAGCGTAGCTTAAAACATCTTTCAGTccagcgctgatgaattgctacgcgcATACAGCCACGTCGCGCTGACGAGAATCGTCGGTAGGATTCGTCGCTTGGCGTACATCTGTCCGCTGACGCTCTATCGCGATAAATAAGTGCGTTCAGTGCGACGGTGACCGAGCGACCGATCGTACGCGCGTTACTAGGCTGATAAGCCTAGcaaaaaaaaagcgattgtatgaaacgtgcagtcttCAAACATCTGgaaaaaatggagatagccgaaatccactacgttataagcaactgaTCGCTtccaaacttagccggattatgctTCGTCGCCTTAATTGCGTATAAACATtatatcgtctcggaaacaccgcacaaggaagctctttccacatctttgtaggacgtggaagaaagttccttgaaaaccgcactgtggaggaccgcttcacatccagatggtgggtatgatatcctaatttgtggcgtgtcgtgagaaggtggaatttggcgacaggaatcaggtgataAATGCGTTacaagacgcacaatgaagcgacgtctctgcgTCGCTtctgacagcaatactccatatgtggccgaacctgcgttttgtagaacgctagaatgtggaccggcttgaagCATTTTGGTGCTCTATAAATGACGCTCAGCTTCTTCAAACCCAATttgctttgctctccagatgaccgtgaaattggcaatcactcgagattttgagacccagtattccgatactaggcgaggctttgaggcggtgttgtcgaagagcggtgatacgacaaatggggtttttagtggtaaacgcgcaaacttgagtcttctaggAGTTAAATTatacaaggttcaatttaccccactCCGCCACCtactcaagagaggactcgatagaagacacaagattCTCCCGCCACTGGTCGaagatttcccgagagagaacTGCATGCcctgtgtatacggcatcaccagtgctgtcgtctgcatagcaatgtatgttggaggttctgcatatcattgatatgcagaagaaacagtgtagcaCACACTCCtggcgttcacgggcttcgggttcgaggaataaccgtcgataacgacctgtatgctgcgcccagagAGGAAGCTGGAGGTACACTTGCATAAACCctcaggaagcccaaatgatggaagttttaagAGAAGCGCCTTGTACCATACACGGCGTTCGCTACATCCATGcaaactgccaggccttctcccttgctttcgatagccgagcgccgcccatctatgtgttaggtatacaaGATAAtcgaccgaccattgcgaaagACGTAATGTCggttgttgatcaactggtgacctaaatacctatatatacacagagctggcggttaattatactctccatgattttgaaagcagggaggtaatagcaataggcctgtagtttgccggatccgaacttaTGGATCGGATTGACAAGAGCTGACTTTCATGAGTCAGGGCTATGCCTTTTGagtatgagtgccggaataaacgcgttagcaccggcgtcaactcaggggcacacgatCTAAGCACAATTGGAAATACACCATCCGGCTCGCTCGACTTCCTTGCTTaaaacgaaaacagagcttgccacacagttttctgtctgaactgtactttagGCGTAGAGCTCTGACAGCGAGGGATGGTCGGCTGTGATTTTTTGCCGTCGTCAAAACTCGAGTTGGAAGCAGAAAGAGTGCACAGAAGCTTGGCTttttcttttgccgtatgggccagggtgtcatccCTCAAATGCAGCGGTGGCAGGGACGGCCGTTTATAGACCGGATCAGCATGTTCCAGTTGGCTAACTGAAAAGTTGCTCGTCGAGTTTGCCGCTTACAAAATCTGGAGTCATGGttgtataataatacatttacataATTAAAGCACTCAATACTTCAATTCCACTTGGCATACAAAACACTCTAAATTTATATATGATCAAGGTCATGGTCAAGGTCAACTTACATCACTGGTTTCCGCTAGTGTGTCCTGCAGTTGCCTCGTGATACCACGCACGAACCTTCCATAAAACACGGCTAGCAACGACACCGGGGGCACAACACACAACCCTATAAGAGCAAGTGATGGTGAcatataaaactaaaacaaaaaaatattattgatgttattttaCAATTCAAATCTATATCTCATGTTTGTTTGGAAAtcgccttgcaaataaacaaaaaatgttttaatgaaaacaaaattatattatgactgAATTTTTACGTACAATAATTGCTTCaattaatattctttatttatactGTCTTTTTGCTTAATATTTAGTTTCAGTCATACTGATGAAGAATAGATACATACTTAGTGTAATACAGTGTGTAAGAATGATTTatgttgaaattaaaaacaCCCACCATCATTCCTGTGCCAGCTCCAACCATCAACAAGGATCTCAAGCCATCACTGACATTCTGGCTCAGATTGCGACCAACAAGCTGTGTATCAGCTGATAATCTATTAACTAGCTCTCCTGTAGAGTTTTTGCTAAACCACTTTGGTTCCTGGCGCAGGATTGCTGCAAATACCTGTTTGCGCAAAGCCTGTGTCATTCTTTGGCCTGAAATATAAATGGGTATGAATAGATAAATTAAGGAATCTACTAacgcttattttaaataacaaatgtaaacaattttgtaacattttacGGCTACTAAAATAGAATCCTCTTCTTAAAACATGTTGTAAAAATAGACATGAAAAATTAGGTTTCATAGAAATTATTAACAATGTTTTAAAACATACCATCAACAATTTTTTGACATctgacaatttttttgaattatattgatgataaatatttagttatttgatccTGTCTAATTATTGTAACTTACATCAAATAAATAACCTTTGTTACTTTATACAAGTTGAAATAAATGTACACATTTCTAGCAATAACCAGGTCAATTttgataacatatttatcaaatacttagaataaaaatgtatactttaaattataataagatatCATGATCCACTGATGCAAATTACTAAAGTAAAACAATGATTTCTTTTATTATGAAGTAGATATAGTATAGACTATAGTGGTCACTATATTATAAGTTggtacttacatacatataaacaccaCCACTACAGAAGTTGCCAATAAAGTAGGTtaggttattaaataaaatgttttattttatttgtcacaaaaattttaGGTTCACATTGGCAACTCCAAGAAAACTACTAGACTGTAACTGTGGTGTAATTATGTAAGTAAATTTTATCAAACACAAGAATCCAATAAGAATTGAATATTTAGTAAGTTAAAAACATAGAATCATGAATTTTGTACATCATTATACCATATTTTACCAGATATTGACATCAGGTACACTCTTCCAAAGTTACAAAGTCCTCCAATTAGAAACACTCCACACAGCATGAGACACAGTGAATCCAATTTCTCTCTGGCCGCCCCCAAGTCAGATGTTGTGTCATATATAATGTCTAATACTTTCCCAAGTGAGAAAGGAACTGCCATTGTAACACCAGATGATATGATCAGCAAACCAATGGCACCTGTGGTTAAGCACAGTTTTATTTCATAGATCCAAACATAGAATAAGTCACATTTTATTGTGTCATTATTAGTTCTGGGCCGAAAGTGTTTTGAACTGAAAATAAACTTCGGCAAAATGGTAAAATCAAAAGTTTGGTTTTTTGCACACAAAATATACTAACTATTTAAATTCCAAAACACTGtttgattcatataatatgtaataagaatttattataaatactacaGTAccagaatatattaatttttcaattagTTGTCCACTTTTATGGtgttcaaataaaattgaataaatcatAACTtcattcaaaagaattgcttctttttatttatacatatgtaCATAATAGTGATGCAATGTATTTTTAGAATAGTGAAAGAACGTTAATTATTGATTGTCCTTCTACATtgcatcatatttttatgttggaATTATAGGCAAGTTATCTTTggcttcaatattattttatttatgtggaTTTCTTACCTGTAAGCGTCCATTTCTCGGGTTCAGCTAGAGTAAACAGTCTCTTCACTTCTGTAggttttaattttacattaatttttttggatGTTGCTATCTCAGCTTTATCCTTTAATTCCACCGCACCATCTTTTTTGTGAGCATCCACTTGGCTAGTATAATGTCTCGTTCTTTTAATTGAGCTATGTTTAAGTAATGTTCTTCCATAATAACTTGGTAGCACCGATTTGTGACTAGAATATAACCTGACACAGAGTTTACATGACTGGAGTTGACCTGAcgctaaattcaaatattgtaaagtTCTACTggatattttataatgaattcCCTTTGTTAACAGGTTTTGTAACATCTTAAAaacgaaattttaaatttttataaaaaatataaacatcacTGCCACATCTTTGTCACATATGACGTGCATGAGCTTAAAGTGTGTAATAAAGACTGTCAAAATTCAAAAGTCTAAACTCACTACTCAGCAAAAACAGAGGTGAGGCGTAATTTCTTAGAACAGATCAAGAGAACAGTTCTTAAGTTACTCGATTTGATTCAGGTCACAATGTTACATTGGTTCTGTTGCTTCAGTAATCAGTTTAACACATCGTTAGagtaaatatattctttgattaCAACTATCATCTGGATTTGGGACCCATTTCATTTGGTTATAAGTATAATTCACACACGATATTATGTGAAGTGGAACGTTTGACGTcatgtatatattaaatattttgatcatGATCACTGAACAGTTCAACAAAGATAAACGGTCTTGGAAGTCGGGAAAGCTTCATCTTTTCATCAACGCCATATCGACGAGCAGAATAGCGCGGAGCGATACTTTCATCGCGATCGCGTTACCGCGCAATACTTTGTAGTAGTACTtagatcaaatattttttttaacagatgAAACTGATCCTAAACTTAACTGTTTCACCCATCTCTAAAGTACAAGTCTAcccaataaatatttaaaaaaaaatccagcagtggaagtcttcaTGATATGATGATTAAACAGAATAGctttaagtttaagttttaaGCTTCTACTTTCTAATCGTTTGCAATAATTCATGGGAAATATACCTATTGATCCTACTATCACTGTGTTAGAAAAAAGATTAAATTCAAGGTGAGTTTGCCTCTAGATTTCTGCATCTCGGCTCACTCACCATTCAAGGAGTTTGTGAAAAGTTCCGAAGACGAACTTAAATGACAAGTCTGCAGTGAGCAAATTGGCCCGAATATGGCAGCAcagaaatatcttaaaaaaccaAGAAATGGGTTGTGCAGACATAACTTTTTCATATTTCTTTCGGTCTCAGAATCGTAAAGAATTAGCTGGATGGAGAAGAAGAAGATGGTGCCTTTGTAATGTGGTGCTTGCGAAGGATGATTGATACCGTGGACGGCTAAAAGAACAAATGTCTGAACAGCAGGCATAAAAACCAAACTATCTACAAACTGTTTCACCGTTACCACCCGTTCGAAATaatgtgcctcagacctgagaagaacgggtgcaagaaacatttttcttataaatatatgattCCACTGTATTATTGTAGGTACATTAAACTTTAATACTTAGATAGCCTGAGGGtattcgctccattcccagtctgtggtattaaGAAAGTCCTATATGctataatatcttttattacACAAACgattcttaacaattcttttaaataccaACATAATACACATTTGTGACTAGttcacaatatataatatataggcaGGAACCGGTCAATATTTTTACCACACGTTTCTATTAAAAACAACTTTGTGTAACGAAACGTTTAAGTCAATACTCAATCGTGACACTGACAAGTGACATCTTGGTGACTTACAACTCGCTTATTCTTATCGCCAGATGTCGCCAGTCTTGTAGTAGCGGGCGAGCGGCCGGCTGCTTGTTGCAGTGTGCGGGTCGAACTTATACACTCGAGTTCGCGGTCATAGGCTCGAACGAACATCGAAATCGACGGTCAGTGCGGTGACCATGATGATGGACAACGGGGTGATAACAAATCATTATGACGGGGTGTATGGGGATGGATATATGGAACAGGAGGAGGAGTGGGAACGTGAGGGTCTTTTAGACCCGGCCTGGGAGAAACAACAAAAAAAGGTCAGTGGAAAACACCTTTTTAAATACTGACATGGGTAGTATTCGGGGGTGAATTAaaaacattatctataaaattgCATTTCAGTCAAATAACACAAGCTCCCACGACGTTATCGCTCTCTGACTCATTGTAATGTTTATGTTTTCCGTTTGTGCTGTGTAggtattacaatttttatatattacttaaagTCATGTTCTATGTAGCGAGTCTGGAATATAGATCGAAAATAATACTTGGTAGTGTCAAGGTTGCCGGAGTAAATCATGAAACTTGTTGAAATTTATGAaagtaaatatacttaaataaaataagttctatttatagaattttcctAACATGCATTAAGTACATTACTAGTACGTGAAAAAcactcatttaaaaatatttaattataataacacaactttaataaatattattttactagagcctacttagaatttttagtaaaatttaaataaaacagaattttgaaattagaatGTGGCCCATTTATACAAAGTGTcatagtttaaaatttaaacttgtACATTTCCCGCCGTCGTTGAAAGTAGATCGCGGCCGTGGGCACTATTAAAAGATTTCGTGGAGCTTTTCGTGCGAGCGAGACGCCTGTAGCCAGATATACCACGGGCGGGAGAGGGTCGGAGCGAGAGGAATCGAATTTCCGTTAGTCATGTCCTAAAATGGGTCCGACGCAGGCGCCGCTGAAAGCGCGGGCGTCTTTGCGTCACTATGAAACCCGCATTTCAGGAAAATATTTAAGGCCCACTTGGTCTACGTAATACCAAGTAATGTGCATCTAGAAGGGTTCTATTTACGTTATCTTCAAGACCGTGACGATTCCTGTGACGGTACAGATATTAAATCAAATGAAATGTCATTACtgattagtaaaaataattattctcgTAACTAGCTAGCTTGCTGTGGCCTGTGCTGTGATGCAAACATCCGTACATATTAGACTTCCTGAAAGTAATCGaattaaaatctaaaaaaatcccGTTGTTACGACTACATGActataatataacttttattgatattgatttgtataattcatacaaaaataaaaaaaagcctttattgctgtctttacttatttatttatttatttattggaacacCAACAATAGATATACATGAcatttgcttacacattattaatGATTCTATCAGCTAGTCTAGTATATCTATTACTTAAAGGCATTCACAGCATTTCATAATAGATATTTACAATAGGCAAAAGCAagacttaaaaacaaaatactagtaaattaaattaaacttataattaatacatgCCTACTTcctaaaaaaattgatttattctaACTTGCATCTGAATGATCGGCAACTGGATGTGTGAAACAACTGGTCTATGTGAGAAAGACCTCCTTGAAAGATTTCCACAGATTATAATGTAAATgggattaatataattaaaagctAATTACATTATTGATGCTGCAATAATCAGGCAGTTCAGCTATTGAATTCTCATCAACGTCATGTCCAGTTTTTGCGATGGTACAGCTGATTACATCGGATAAGCCGAAGGCTCTCGTAATGAGTATTAGATTGCGTGGCAGGATGAACGGTGACAACAAAGAGCCTGCGGGCTGCAACACCCGGTGCATTGGCCGTACGTAAGCCGGGTCAATGTCGCGGACATACGTGAGATGAGTCCGTGGAAAAGTCGCCGGACTAGTCGACTCAAGATCCGAATTGATACGATCAACAAGGAGGTCACTAGCGCATGAATGGTTGCCCAAATCGGACAAGGAAATCGTGACACGTGCGTTTCGTAAACTGTGACTCAGTAAATAAATCACCGATACGTAATTATTCGAAAATATCTTGTTATCTATCAAAACTGTAGTTAAATGCAGTGCAGCAATTTTGATCGCAATTATCTTTGGTATCCAATCAATATCCAAATCGAAGGCAAACATTATGAGCTTCGTCATGATGTGAAAATCCCTAACACAGACCATCCATTAAGCATAAAACTGTTAGAAGGTGACAAATATGACTTCGAGCATTTATTATCTGAATCACGGCTTGACCTCATAATATGTAATTGGAATCCCCACTTTCTGTGTAACTTATGAGTAAGCTCAGCAGTCAGAGGTATTCCAAAGAGGTTTCTTATAGATAACTTTCTgctaaatatttcttaataaacaACTTTCcatcaaaatagaatttagcCAGTAGAAATCATCCGTGAAAGTTTTGAAGACCTGTTACAAAACtggttacaaattaatatcaatttacaTAAATCTAAAAGTTATAACCTACAGTATTGTGGCTTACATTTTTATTGCCTTTGCCGTATTTTGTGCATAGGTATATATTTTCATGAAaggaaagaaaataaattatcgcaGCCTTATATTTCTCATCTGTCCAGCAACTTTGTTTGTACTTATTAGCAGaggaaaacatattatattatactaaaaagATACCTACATAAGCAATTCAAGATTCGTGTCactacataattatattgtagCTGTTTATACAAATGACCTTTCAAAATTGCTGGGACTAAACCCCGTagcaatcaaataaaaaaaaacaaagagtaTGATAAATAATCATCGTTAAGACAAAACAATTTGAATATTTCTTAGAATAAACATACCAAATGGAATGCAGTTTGGTACTCTttgttttaatttcttttttatgcaagaaatttaaattattgtttcgtTGTCCATTGGAGTGAAACGTTTTTAACAAATAATCGTCAATTTCAGTTTTTATCATCACTCCTTAATTGCTAAATCTATTCTTATCTTGTTTTATGTGTATATGTGTTCattgcggacgaagtcgcgggttatagctagttatttataatctagCTAGCTCCTGTTGCGATGGAAAGCCAAGTTTCAATCAGGTCGAAGTATACGGTATATGTAATGATGAGGATGGATTAAGTAACGGTTTCTGATATATGGGCTCCCTTACTGTAAATACTTGCCGTAAAAATACCTGATGCTTTGTCCCCGTTCGTCGTATCTttgaagaatatttaacaaataattcTACTTTTATCGTTTCTCGATCAGTTGCGGTCGTAAATTTGGTCTCGAAACATATTTTCTGTCGATTCGCCGAAGAATTATCACTTGCATTGCATACCTTTAAAGTCTGTTGTAAATTCGAGGTGACTGGCTGACATTGCAATGCAGCGGAACAAtgtgatatatatttttcaagtaTATACGAATAAGTTGGCatatttttgtatggaaaaggagggcaaTCGAGcatacgtgtcacctggtgttaagtgatcacagaagCGCTGACGGCCTTTATAGAAGGTGTAtgagttttttttgaaggtacccctgtcgtatagtcccgaaaacaccgcacaattaagctcattccacagcagataaacaattaaataaatctagtaTTCTTAATGGGTGGTTCTGTATTTTatccatttttgttttatgaatttctttttaagtacatattatcctactaatatcttccctttatTGGCGTGCGGCTGACAGGCTtaccctgcatgtttcagtatgacaactctctctgttaatgattattctcatataaaacattttattgaggtAAAatctttagttgcgaatgcaacgggcaactacaagtattataataatagttaacTATGTCACGGACAAGTagaaaaagaaggactccgcgccgtgatattagcaagtgaagcaccgttatgccaGTGTGTGtacggttacgggggataccagttacacaattttttctcccttaaataattattatatatggccacaaatacttttatagtatcgtttttacactttttcacaacgcaagacggcttttttaaaatattttattgagacgcaaactgatctgtcacagacgatgac
The genomic region above belongs to Leptidea sinapis chromosome 31, ilLepSina1.1, whole genome shotgun sequence and contains:
- the LOC126974079 gene encoding ATP-binding cassette sub-family B member 10, mitochondrial isoform X1; the encoded protein is MLQNLLTKGIHYKISSRTLQYLNLASGQLQSCKLCVRLYSSHKSVLPSYYGRTLLKHSSIKRTRHYTSQVDAHKKDGAVELKDKAEIATSKKINVKLKPTEVKRLFTLAEPEKWTLTGAIGLLIISSGVTMAVPFSLGKVLDIIYDTTSDLGAAREKLDSLCLMLCGVFLIGGLCNFGRVYLMSISGQRMTQALRKQVFAAILRQEPKWFSKNSTGELVNRLSADTQLVGRNLSQNVSDGLRSLLMVGAGTGMMFYMSPSLALIGLCVVPPVSLLAVFYGRFVRGITRQLQDTLAETSDHAEEKISNIKTVKVFNKEARECETYAKKIESLLNLAYKESLAVGSFYGLTGLSGNTIIILVLYYGGGMVATEQLTVGNLTSFLLYAAYVGISIGGLSSFYTELNKGIGAASRLWQIIDRKPTIPVSGGIRPKERPKGDIVLENISFSYCGAPMIKGLNLRLLPGKSVALVGRSGCGKSTIASLILRLYDPEQGRILLDGEDIRNLDPVWLRSHIGFVSQEPVLFTGSIKENIMYGLPNEEELLETEQEPSWLKAARAAQLQELANSSSAGWERQVGAGGSELSGGQKQRVAIARAIVKNPKILILDEATSALDTYSEYLVDKALKEISRERTVLTIAHRLSTIQSADEVAVIGNGVIIEKGPYKELMAKPSGYFRELITHQTFSKPKNSTEVQNS